A genomic window from Alphaproteobacteria bacterium includes:
- a CDS encoding N-carbamoyl-D-amino-acid hydrolase — MSRHLKVAAAQLGPIHLADSKASAVKRMLAMLREAADSGCRFVVFPELALTTFFPRWWMTDQAEIDRFFEAQMPSPETLPLFELAREKKVGFYLGYAELTEEEGKTRRFNTSILVGADGRIVGKYRKVHLPGHSDHLPKAPFQHLEKRYFDVGNLGFNVWRMFDEDVVMGQCICNDRRWPETFRVMGLQGVEMVALGYNTPTDNIYFHEPPYRRVFHHLLSVQANAYQNGTWIVATAKAGKEDGFGMYGASVIVAPTGEIAAQAMSEDDELIMFDADLSLGESIRQNVFNFARHRRPEHYKLITERVGAEPPPPTRR; from the coding sequence TGCCCAGCTCGGGCCGATCCATCTCGCCGACAGCAAGGCGTCGGCGGTGAAGCGCATGTTGGCGATGTTGCGTGAGGCGGCTGACTCGGGCTGCAGGTTCGTGGTGTTTCCCGAGCTGGCGCTGACGACGTTCTTTCCGCGTTGGTGGATGACGGATCAAGCCGAGATCGACCGGTTCTTCGAGGCGCAGATGCCCAGCCCGGAGACCTTGCCGCTGTTCGAGCTGGCGCGGGAGAAGAAGGTCGGCTTCTACCTTGGCTATGCCGAGCTGACCGAGGAGGAGGGCAAGACCAGGCGGTTCAACACGTCGATCCTGGTCGGTGCCGACGGCAGGATCGTCGGCAAGTACCGCAAGGTGCATCTGCCGGGCCATTCCGACCACCTGCCCAAGGCGCCGTTCCAGCATCTGGAGAAGCGCTATTTCGACGTCGGCAATCTCGGCTTCAACGTCTGGCGCATGTTCGACGAGGACGTCGTCATGGGCCAGTGCATCTGCAACGACCGGCGCTGGCCGGAGACCTTCCGCGTCATGGGTCTGCAGGGCGTCGAGATGGTGGCACTGGGCTACAACACGCCCACAGACAACATCTATTTCCACGAGCCGCCCTATCGTCGCGTGTTCCATCACCTGCTGTCGGTGCAGGCCAATGCCTACCAGAACGGTACCTGGATCGTGGCCACCGCCAAGGCGGGCAAGGAGGACGGCTTCGGCATGTACGGCGCCTCGGTGATCGTGGCGCCGACCGGCGAGATCGCCGCGCAGGCGATGAGCGAGGACGACGAGCTGATCATGTTCGACGCCGACTTGTCCCTTGGCGAGTCAATTAGGCAGAACGTCTTCAACTTCGCCAGGCACCGCCGGCCCGAGCACTATAAGCTCATCACCGAACGCGTCGGCGCCGAGCCGCCGCCCCCAACACGCAGATAG
- a CDS encoding flavin reductase family protein: MQYAASELSAHERYKLLISFVLPRPIAWVTTIGSSGVVNAAPFSFFNVFAEDPPLCMFAINKRPDGRIKDTWSNIQRTGEFVVNLTDEPLAQAMHESSGDFPPDIGEPDYLKLGLSPSTAIKPPRLAAAPWSLECRIWQVITVKDDRQLIIGEGVHFHVRDELWDPKAMRVLMDKYHPVGRMFADRYCRTDDRLLFPAAEGPRRDG, from the coding sequence ATGCAATACGCCGCTTCCGAGCTCAGCGCCCACGAGCGCTACAAGCTGCTGATCTCCTTCGTGCTGCCGCGGCCGATTGCCTGGGTGACCACCATCGGTTCCTCAGGCGTAGTCAACGCCGCGCCGTTCAGCTTCTTCAACGTCTTCGCCGAGGACCCGCCGCTGTGCATGTTCGCGATCAACAAGCGGCCGGACGGGCGGATCAAGGACACCTGGAGCAACATCCAGCGCACCGGCGAGTTCGTGGTGAACCTCACCGACGAGCCGCTGGCGCAGGCGATGCACGAATCGAGCGGCGACTTTCCGCCTGATATCGGCGAGCCCGATTACCTCAAGCTAGGCCTGTCGCCCTCGACCGCGATCAAGCCGCCGCGTCTCGCCGCGGCGCCGTGGTCGCTGGAGTGCAGGATCTGGCAGGTGATCACCGTCAAGGACGACCGCCAGCTGATCATCGGCGAGGGCGTGCATTTCCACGTGCGCGACGAGCTGTGGGATCCCAAGGCGATGCGCGTGCTGATGGACAAGTACCACCCGGTGGGCCGCATGTTCGCCGATCGCTACTGCAGGACCGACGATCGCCTGCTGTTCCCGGCCGCCGAGGGGCCGCGCCGCGACGGCTGA
- a CDS encoding aspartate/glutamate racemase family protein, with protein MPERILVINPNSTEAVTRGIDDAMAPLRMAGGPTIECMTLKEGPPGIQSQADVESVVQPIGRTVSARDNDCAAFVIACFSDPGLHAAREATAKPVLGIAECGVLTAMTLGQRFGVIAILDRSIPRHLRYIRQMGVQDRFAGDRAIGLGVVELSNEDRTFSRMAEVGTELRRRDGADVLVMGCAGMARYRDRLQREVGVPVVEPTQAAVAMAIGQARLGWAG; from the coding sequence ATGCCCGAGCGAATCCTGGTCATCAACCCCAACTCCACCGAGGCCGTGACCCGCGGCATCGACGACGCGATGGCGCCGTTGCGCATGGCCGGTGGGCCGACGATCGAGTGCATGACGCTGAAAGAAGGCCCGCCGGGCATCCAGAGCCAGGCCGACGTCGAGAGCGTGGTGCAGCCGATCGGCCGCACCGTGTCGGCGCGCGACAATGACTGCGCCGCCTTCGTCATCGCCTGCTTCAGCGATCCCGGCCTGCATGCCGCGCGCGAGGCCACGGCCAAGCCGGTGCTGGGCATCGCCGAATGCGGCGTCCTTACCGCCATGACGCTCGGCCAGCGCTTCGGCGTCATCGCCATCCTCGACCGCTCGATTCCCCGCCATCTGCGCTACATCAGGCAGATGGGCGTGCAGGACCGCTTCGCCGGCGACCGCGCCATCGGCCTGGGCGTGGTCGAGCTCAGCAACGAGGACCGCACGTTCAGCCGGATGGCGGAGGTCGGCACGGAGCTGCGCCGGCGCGATGGCGCCGACGTGCTGGTGATGGGCTGCGCCGGCATGGCGCGCTATCGCGACCGCCTGCAACGCGAGGTCGGCGTGCCGGTGGTCGAGCCGACGCAGGCCGCCGTCGCCATGGCCATCGGCCAGGCGCGGCTCGGCTGGGCGGGCTGA